Proteins from one bacterium genomic window:
- a CDS encoding MBL fold metallo-hydrolase — translation MKARLLGSGVATGVPTWNDGSEIARKARTRDPDHPRRAGACLAVSADGVRFSILEAPFHLAASLANEPLFAPPEGSRAVPIDSLVLTSGDLDGSAGALALRSGLAIRIASPADLRRELLDHDAAFVTLEPLWTGLGWDRPFPLDRDEILEARLFPLPGPIPDHLRDRSTSVGRARCGVRITDRRSGRRLVWAPRIERLDTATLAELREADVRFVDGTCYAAEEARRLRPGARTPDELGHVPIDGAGGSLAVLAGMNGRSIYVHVAASNPLAGLGAKEAKRVSEAGVEVGLDGLEVEI, via the coding sequence ATGAAGGCGCGGCTGCTCGGCTCCGGTGTCGCGACCGGCGTCCCGACCTGGAACGACGGCTCCGAGATCGCCCGGAAGGCGCGGACACGCGACCCGGACCATCCGCGCCGCGCAGGCGCCTGCCTCGCCGTCAGCGCCGACGGCGTTCGCTTCTCGATCCTCGAAGCACCCTTCCATCTCGCGGCGAGCCTCGCGAACGAGCCCCTCTTCGCGCCGCCGGAGGGAAGCCGCGCGGTTCCGATCGACTCCCTCGTGCTCACTTCGGGTGATCTCGACGGGAGCGCCGGTGCGCTCGCGCTCCGCAGCGGTCTCGCGATCCGCATCGCCTCGCCCGCCGATCTTCGTCGCGAGCTGCTCGATCACGATGCCGCCTTCGTGACCCTCGAGCCGCTCTGGACCGGACTGGGCTGGGATCGACCTTTCCCCCTCGACCGCGACGAGATCCTCGAGGCGCGGCTCTTCCCCCTGCCCGGGCCGATCCCGGATCATCTGCGGGATCGCTCGACGAGCGTCGGGCGCGCACGTTGCGGCGTCCGGATCACCGACCGACGGAGCGGGCGACGCCTGGTCTGGGCGCCGCGAATCGAGCGACTCGACACCGCCACCCTCGCGGAGCTCCGCGAAGCGGACGTGCGTTTCGTCGACGGCACGTGTTATGCGGCGGAGGAGGCGCGGCGTCTACGGCCGGGTGCGCGGACACCCGATGAGCTCGGCCACGTCCCGATCGACGGCGCCGGCGGTTCCCTCGCGGTGCTCGCGGGCATGAACGGGCGCTCGATCTACGTCCACGTCGCCGCCAGCAATCCTCTCGCGGGGCTCGGTGCGAAGGAGGCGAAGCGCGTCTCGGAGGCCGGCGTGGAGGTCGGACTCGACGGACTCGAGGTCGAGATCTGA
- the pqqD gene encoding pyrroloquinoline quinone biosynthesis peptide chaperone PqqD, which produces MAAARYALSRHAALKVRAQGHVLVLPERAIRLEGSGGEILELVDGTRSRDEITSILADRYPGTEGLADEVERFLDEMITMGGITSIDADGESG; this is translated from the coding sequence ATGGCCGCCGCTCGCTACGCCCTCTCGCGGCACGCCGCGCTCAAGGTCCGCGCGCAGGGGCACGTCCTCGTGCTTCCCGAGCGCGCGATCCGGCTCGAAGGCAGCGGAGGCGAGATCCTCGAGCTCGTCGACGGAACGCGGAGCCGCGACGAGATCACGTCGATCCTCGCCGACCGATACCCGGGGACGGAGGGCCTCGCGGACGAAGTCGAGCGATTCCTGGACGAGATGATCACGATGGGCGGGATCACTTCGATCGACGCCGACGGAGAGTCGGGATGA
- the pqqE gene encoding pyrroloquinoline quinone biosynthesis protein PqqE: MTEGIAPLNLIAELTYRCPLQCPYCSNPLAFRERREGLSAEDWGRVFREAAALGVVHVGLTGGEPSTRKDLPEIVERAVAADLYPHLVTAGLPLTPDGLSELADVGLRSVQVSIQDATAEGSDRIAGTRSFDAKLALCERTKALDLALTINCVLHRENLDAIGEVIALAERLGADRLELANTQYHGWALLNRSALIPTAEQLAEASRVVKAEQTRLAGSGLNMLFVLPDYFSDRPKPCMGGWGRLAMVIDPTGRVLPCHEAGEIPELEFWRVQDHSVEACWRDSPGMNAYRGTDWMPEPCRSCEDREVDFGGCRCQAFRLLGDARLTDPACTKSPSHEVIANAREVRAPGFQPRR, from the coding sequence ATGACCGAGGGGATCGCGCCGCTCAACCTGATCGCGGAGCTGACGTATCGCTGTCCGCTCCAATGCCCGTATTGCTCGAATCCCCTGGCGTTCCGGGAGCGGCGCGAGGGGCTCTCGGCCGAGGACTGGGGACGCGTCTTCCGGGAAGCCGCCGCGCTGGGCGTCGTCCACGTCGGTCTGACCGGCGGCGAGCCGAGCACTCGCAAGGACCTGCCCGAGATCGTGGAGCGCGCCGTCGCCGCCGACCTCTACCCGCATCTCGTCACGGCGGGCCTCCCGCTCACGCCCGACGGCCTCTCGGAGCTCGCGGACGTCGGCCTGCGAAGCGTGCAGGTCTCGATTCAGGACGCGACCGCGGAGGGCTCCGACCGGATCGCCGGAACGCGCAGCTTCGACGCGAAGCTCGCGCTCTGCGAGCGGACGAAGGCGCTCGACCTCGCGCTGACGATCAACTGCGTGCTCCACCGCGAGAACCTGGACGCGATCGGCGAGGTCATCGCCCTCGCCGAGCGACTCGGCGCGGATCGCCTGGAGCTCGCGAACACCCAGTACCACGGTTGGGCGCTGCTGAATCGTTCAGCGCTGATTCCGACCGCAGAGCAGCTCGCCGAGGCGAGCCGCGTCGTGAAGGCCGAGCAGACGCGGCTCGCCGGGTCGGGGCTGAACATGCTCTTCGTCCTCCCCGACTACTTCTCGGATCGACCGAAGCCCTGCATGGGGGGATGGGGCCGCCTCGCGATGGTGATCGATCCGACCGGGCGGGTCCTTCCCTGCCACGAGGCGGGCGAGATCCCCGAGCTCGAGTTCTGGCGTGTTCAGGATCATTCCGTGGAGGCCTGCTGGCGAGACAGCCCCGGCATGAACGCGTACCGAGGCACGGACTGGATGCCCGAGCCCTGCCGGAGCTGCGAGGACCGCGAGGTCGACTTCGGTGGCTGCCGATGTCAGGCCTTCCGGCTCCTGGGGGATGCTCGCCTGACCGATCCGGCGTGCACCAAATCGCCTTCGCACGAAGTGATCGCGAACGCGAGAGAAGTGAGAGCGCCGGGATTCCAACCCCGACGCTAG
- a CDS encoding RecX family transcriptional regulator, protein MEPHRPTSVAADSGAPDEAPRRRKRRDALPLDETWLEDEAVRSLARSDQSRRRLIETLERKLDERCARTDEQGEAVRASIPGIVDRLIDRGYVDDRRLATHLFERGRAAGRSRAQIEQQLFAKGIEPSTLREIERERTEEATGARDDDGGGFAHADEVEAAFRIARKKRLGPFCPDPDERIAKRQRHLGFLARRGFSSDVAHHVIDAESAE, encoded by the coding sequence ATGGAACCGCATCGCCCCACGTCAGTCGCAGCCGACTCCGGCGCACCGGACGAGGCGCCGCGCCGACGGAAACGTCGGGACGCCCTGCCCCTCGACGAGACCTGGCTCGAGGACGAGGCGGTCCGTTCCCTCGCGCGCTCGGACCAATCGCGGCGACGACTGATCGAGACCCTCGAAAGGAAGCTCGACGAGCGTTGCGCGCGGACCGACGAGCAGGGCGAGGCCGTCCGGGCGTCGATCCCCGGGATCGTCGATCGACTGATCGATCGTGGCTACGTCGACGATCGCCGACTCGCGACACACCTCTTCGAGCGCGGCCGGGCCGCGGGTCGCTCGCGCGCCCAGATCGAGCAGCAGCTCTTCGCGAAGGGGATCGAACCCTCGACCCTTCGCGAGATCGAGCGCGAACGAACGGAGGAGGCGACCGGCGCGCGAGACGACGACGGCGGCGGCTTCGCCCACGCGGACGAGGTCGAAGCCGCCTTCCGGATCGCGCGCAAGAAGCGCCTCGGCCCCTTCTGCCCCGACCCGGACGAGCGGATCGCCAAGCGCCAGCGCCATCTCGGCTTCCTCGCCCGCCGCGGCTTCTCGAGCGACGTCGCCCACCACGTGATCGACGCGGAGTCCGCGGAATGA